The following coding sequences are from one Xiphias gladius isolate SHS-SW01 ecotype Sanya breed wild chromosome 14, ASM1685928v1, whole genome shotgun sequence window:
- the dspa gene encoding desmoplakin isoform X1 gives MSLYGSTSKLATLGQRSMSNSRPDLASSGFRNEWFVGNTVPADYQTGESGYTYNTNYSRTSVHGGGLGGQKVQVSTGGSGGGGGLSVQAIQQKSAFLTSQCQEYLQRAKTTLQGGGPGVEVEKLLIMVGEILDHLRACGRELQQMRITHDIFRNVEQFQNMSAAIHQQLVSGMTIIRGRGSVGSLEGGRIFNDAMAWIAQQKRMIETAPWGDDSATIEKQILNHNKTHSSIQRSQEVNRARDELRGDKYNLSVLDQEWESLQKMSHNRMCQLRELQSIIEEISRAIMWVNEKEEEELVFDWGDKNIDQYIPKKQESYSRLMRDLEEKEKDLNKLKVKADGLLNNNHPASDKIEAYMDTLQTQWSWLLQITKCIHVHLKENAAYSQFFKEANETYSKLQKEHETIRSKFTCDKKTPLDNLTELLKSLEKERERIMENKRQVQSLVNKSKSIVRLKPRNPEEKSSSPVIVQAICDFKQDQKGILKGNEGILKENLQRSKWLVTGPGGLDMLIPSVCLLIPPPNPLSVGLASKNEQYYEAIMAIWNQLYINIKSLISWQYCLKDMNYINSLTVSMLSKMRPEEYRSIIKRLETHYQEFLRTSQGSELFGDEDKKTIQAHFDDVQRHYDTLIIQLPAYRDEGVKLERPKQPSASKIHKTDEKYVNNQPAPTSLTLSLTLLSSLQEIRRRLELAESGLTSHLHVTLGDNSVHECSVQIQKLQNVDQDLDSIHDEYLRLRENIIKQMEGISADSEQARFLRSELEIINQKLGGLQGLYSAYLQRLLALKALLQSLLQAEDIIKVHEARLTEKETTSLDLREVENYRSTLKQMKSDLEQKRDLLTAMESDLTKAMHWNGQISESFHRCDVDLSKYSDLVCQMSDRWRRIQTQIDSRVWDLEKQEKQLRHYQQSSTSLEQWIDNARKCQDTLQMVKLSDIQTLMNHLNQQKALHTEIKGKKEKVEDVQKNADTCAASIKDYEMQLASYSSGLETLLNIPIKRTMLQSPASVVRQEAADLQSRYIELLTRSSDYYKFLGELLKNMEELKIRNTKIEMLEEELRRLKEDLQDHNQKNKSLEDDLARYKLELIQSKDQLISIEEIKRTTAMQANAARDSLDSTHNQLQDLNDQLTRIKYQLDEEKRKRRLAEERYTSQQEEYEAAVRRRQKELEELNWTKIDLDKTVKDKERELERMKILLEEEVTRRRNAESDISKVRTQCTQEINQLKQTYETEIHVTKTTILKASQQKEEDTAELRLQVNRLTAEKSDLEEELRRLRQSIAHTEEQKSRAEQDASQQRASKTQETRIRSELEVQLRSLKQQRGEDEVKLKEATKNNQEKSRQISMLTFNLDEEGKKRRALELEISHLKQAEAELKEKNASYLEAINKLRVSEQEVRITREELEKQASEKTKAEQSSARLQSRIRELQSSLDGMEAELEKQKKATQEEFTRRKRMEAELEKMTHTCREHTTTIKALKSVQLEVSNSERKFEQDLRALQEALDKSLREHKVTKEELAAVAAELKTLKQKLLQEQARIHELNHRNESLYKTIEEKSRQLNEYTNEIEKLKTLTQNLTKERLRLEEDLRAVRQERDELKLCKDTIDGETATQISALHVQLQSSTKRTAELQTLINDLTMEREKLKLEIDKFQKQSIETSIMVHESQSQYSELLLEKDSLLSKLKLLEQDKNRQQRIEEELTHIKLTLETELRNKQRLQDEKNSVLKDFNYMKSQYELRDSQFRQCESGRDKADRERLSLKNEIERLMRELKSVEEKYKSRLLSSEKEASDLALKRDALEREIQRLQQRPSTLSRQTQTDEKVPAIDPSKLIFDGVRAKVTAHQLCDCGIISKATLDQLLKGQKTVNEVAVDIHLNLKGTGIIAGMTTCSQGKMPFNEAKNKNLLSPESTLMLLEAQAATGYIMDPAFNEKMPVDTACSRGIVDTKDRDILARAEAASTGFKDPYTGKVLSVGQACKQGRIDKDTTIRLLQAQESVGGILDPVLSVFLPKDVALDRNLIDEELYRALNKKPTCYLDPLTGEKISYNDIRKKCTVEPVSGLLLLRGSEKPLTVRGLRDTVSISDLISSGLLDESDLLKLQQGKLTCKDVEDKLKSYLYGSTCIAGIYDEANDQILPFYQAMKEGLLMRGTTLELLEAQAASGFIVDPVNNVFLTVEEATKRGLIGKEFKNKLLSAEKAVTGYKDPSTGKTVSLFQAIEKDLIEKGHGIRLLEAQIASGGIIDPKKSHRIDVTVAYERGYFDEEMNEILTYEGDDTKGFFDPNTKENLTYLQLKDRCITDEKTGLILLPLKDKKKTQKSQESCTKVHRKRRVVIVDPDTGLEMSVREAYHRELIDYDTFLDLSDQECEWEEISIKGSDGSARLVVVDRKTGTQYDIQDCLECGIIDQKSLDQYRAGTITLTQLADQITSRTSSTEMTLSASNVADMVSCSSPTQVTPTSPTVRKRFSSISITVSPPEMFDDHSPVAAIFDTETLEKITILEGLRRGIVDTITAQRLLEAQACTGGIINPATGERLLLQDAVHQSIIDESMASKLKPAQKAYAGFEDVKTKRKMSAAEAVKETWLPYEAGQRFLEFQYLTGGLIEPGTGRRITIEEAIRKGWLDGQGSQKLQDTRNHHKNLTCPKTKLKITYKEAMDSCMVEESNGMKMLQASSMSTKGISSPYNVSNPGSRSGSRAGSRAGSRSGSRRGSVDYSSTYSYSFSSSSTTYNSNTHS, from the exons atgagtttgtACGGCTCCACATCAAAACTGGCCACACTGGGCCAGAGAAGTATGTCTAATTCGCGACCGGATTTGGCGAGTTCGGGTTTTCGAAACGAATGGTTCGTCGGAAACACCGTCCCGGCGGACTACCAGACAGGGGAAAGCGGATACACCTACAACACCAACTACTCCAGGACCTCCGTGCACGGCGGCGGGCTCGGGGGACAGAAGGTGCAAGTGAGCACGGGGGGGAGCGGTGGAGGCGGTGGACTCAG tgtgcAGGCTATTCAACAAAAATCTGCATTCCTGACCAGCCAATGTCAGGAATACCTGCAGAGAGCAAAGACGACTCTCCAGGGT GGGGGTCCAGGTGTGGAGGTGGAGAAGTTGTTGATCATGGTTGGAGAAATCTTGGACCACCTGAGGGCCTGTGGCCGAGAGCTGCAGCAAATGCGTATAACACATGACATCTTCAGAAA TGTAGAACAGTTCCAGAACATGTCCGCTGCTATCCATCAGCAACTTGTCAGTGGTATGACCATAATACGGGGCAGGGGCAGTGTGGGCTCCCTTGAGGGGGGGAGGATCTTTAATGACGCCATGGCCTGGATTGCCCAACAGAAG CGTATGATTGAGACAGCGCCGTGGGGGGATGACTCAGCCACCATAGAAAAGCAAATCCTAAACCACAACAAAACCCACAGCTCTATCCAAAGGAGCCAGGAAGTAAACCGTGCCAGAGATGAACTG AGGGGCGACAAGTACAACCTCTCCGTCCTGGATCAAGAATGGGAAAGCTTGCAG AAAATGTCTCACAACCGTATGTGTCAGCTGCGTGAGCTTCAGAGCATCATCGAGGAGATCTCCCGAGCCATCATGTGGGtgaatgagaaagaggaggaggagctcgTGTTTGACTGGGGAGACAAGAACATCGACCAGTACATCCCCAAGAAGCAAGAGAGCTACTCA AGGCTGATGAGGGacctggaggagaaggagaaggatcTAAACAAGCTGAAGGTGAAAGCAGATGGACTCCTGAACAACAACCATCCTGCCTCAGATAAGATTGAA GCCTACATGGATACGTTACAGACCCAGTGGAGCTGGCTTCTTCAGATCACCAAGTGTATCCATGTTCATTTGAAGGAGAATGCTGCCTACAGCCAA TTTTTCAAGGAGGCCAATGAGACCTATTCGAAGCTGCAGAAGGAGCATGAGACTATCCGAAGCAAGTTCACCTGCGACAAGAAAACCCCACTGGATAACCTCACTGAACTCCTGAAAAGCCTGGAG aaagagagggagcgaATTATGGAAAATAAGAGGCAGGTCCAAAGTCTGGTCAACAAGTCTAAGAGCATTGTCAGGCTGAAACCTCGCAACCCTGAGGAAAAGAGCAGCAGCCCTGTAATAGTCCAGGCCATATGTGACTTTAAACAGGACCAG AAAGGGATTTTAAAAGGGAATGAGGGCATCCTCAAGGAAAACTTGCAGCGTAGCAAGTGGCTTGTGACAGGACCTGGAGGTTTGGACATGTTGattccctctgtgtgtctgcttatCCCCCCACCAAACCCGCTCAGCGTTGGCCTCGCCAGCAA GAATGAGCAGTATTATGAAGCCATCATGGCCATCTGGAATCAGCTCTACATCAACATCAAGAGTCTCATCTCATGGCAGTATTGCCTCAAAGACATGAATTACATCAACTCTCTCACTGTCAGCATG CTGTCCAAGATGCGTCCTGAGGAGTACCGCAGTATCATCAAAAGACTGGAGACTCACTACCAAGAGTTCCTGCGTACCAGCCAAGGTTCTGAGTTGTTTGGGGACGAGGACAAGAAAACCATTCAGGCCCACTTCGATGACGTCCAGAGACACTATGACACACTGATTATCCAGCTGCCCGCTTACA GGGATGAAGGGGTGAAGCTTGAACGCCCAAAACAGCCTTCGGCATCCAAGATTCACAAGACCGATGAGAAATACGTCAATAATCAGCCTGCCCCGACCAGTTTAACCCTCAGCCTTACCCTGCTCAGTAGTCTGCAAGAAATTCGACGCAGGCTGGAGCTGGCTGAGTCTGGTCTCACCAGTCATCTCCATGTTACCCTGGGGGACAACAGTGTGCACGAGTGCTCGGTGCAGATCCAGAAGCTGCAG AATGTGGACCAAGATTTGGACTCTATTCATGATGAGTACCTGCGCCTAAGAGAAAACATTATAAAGCAAATGGAAGGGATATCTGCGGACTCCGAGCAAGCCAGGTTCCTCCGCTCTGAACTGGAAATCATCAACCAAAAACTGGGAGGCCTGCAGGGTCTCTATTCAGCCTACCTTCAAAG ACTGTTGGCTCTTAAGGCCTTGCTCCAGAGCCTTCTCCAGGCCGAGGATATCATTAAAGTCCATGAGGCCCGGCTCACTGAGAAGGAGACCACTTCTCTGGACCTTCGAGAAGTGGAAAACTACCGGAGCACACTAAAG CAAATGAAGAGTGATCTGGAGCAAAAAAGGGACCTGCTGACAGCTATGGAGTCTGACCTGACCAAAGCAATGCACTGGAATGGTCAAATCTCTGAGTCCTTCCACAGGTGTGATGTGGACTTGTCCAAATACTCAGACCTGGTGTGTCAGATGTCTGACCGCTGGCGCCGTATCCAAACCCAGATTGATAGCAG AGTGTGGGACTTggagaaacaggagaaacagCTAAGACATTATCAGCAGAGCAGCACTTCCTTGGAACAGTGGATAGACAATGCCAGGAAATGCCAGGACACCCTTCAGATGGTTAAGCTCAGTGACATCCAGACCCTAATGAACCACCTCAACCAACAGAAG GCACTTCACActgaaattaaaggaaagaaggagaaagtaGAGGACGtacagaaaaatgcagacacTTGTGCTGCATCCATAAAG GACTATGAGATGCAGCTGGCTTCCTACAGTTCAGGCCTGGAAACTCTGCTTAATATTCCTATCAAGAGAACAATGCTGCAGTCCCCCGCCTCTGTGGTCAGACAAGAG GCGGCTGACCTCCAGTCCCGCTACATAGAGCTTCTTACCCGCTCTAGCGACTACTACAAGTTCCTAGGGGAGCTACTGAAGAACATGGAAGAGCTGAAG ATCAGGAACACCAAGATTGAGATGCTGGAGGAGGAACTGAGGCGTCTGAAGGAGGACCTCCAGGATCATAATCAGAAAAACAAGTCTCTGGAGGATGATTTGGCCCGCTACAAGCTGGAGCTCATTCAATCAAAAGATCAGCTCATTTCTATTGAGGAAATTAAGAGAACCACAGCAATGCAAGCTAATGCTGCCAGGGATAGCCTGGACAGCACACACAACCAGCTTCAAGATCTTAATGACCAGCTGACCCGCATTAAATACCAGCTGgatgaggaaaagaggaaaagaaggctGGCAGAGGAGCGCTACACCAGCCAGCAAGAAGAGTATGAGGCGGCTGTTCGTCGCAGACAGAAAGAACTGGAAGAGCTCAACTGGACCAAGATTGACTTAGATAAGACTGTGAAGGACAAGGAACGGGAACTGGAGAGAATGAAGATACTACTAGAGGAGGAGGTGACACGTCGACGGAATGCTGAATCAGATATCTCAAAGGTAAGAACTCAGTGCACCCAGGAGATTAATCAACTTAAGCAGACATATGAGACAGAGATCCATGTTACCAAGACCACGATCCTGAAAGCCTCacaacagaaagaagaagacacAGCAGAGCTGAGACTGCAAGTTAACAGACTCACTGCTGAGAAGAGCGATTTAGAGGAAGAGCTGAGGAGACTGAGACAGTCCATTGCTcacacagaggagcagaaaagcagagcagagcaggatgCCAGCCAGCAGAGGGCCTCAAAGACACAAGAGACAAGGATACGCAGTGAGCTGGAGGTGCAACTGAGAAGCCtcaagcagcagagaggagaggatgaggtcAAATTAAAGGAAGCCACCAAAAACAATCAGGAAAAGTCCAGGCAGATCAGCATGCTTACATTTAACCTGGATgaggaggggaagaagaggagagctCTTGAATTGGAAATCAGTCACCTGAAACAGGCTGAGGCAGAGCTGAAGGAGAAGAACGCCTCCTATCTGGAGGCAATCAACAAGCTTAGAGTGTCTGAGCAGGAGGTCCGCATCACCcgagaggagctggagaagcAAGCCAGTGAGAAAACCAAAGCTGAGCAGAGTTCTGCTAGGCTGCAGAGCCGTATCAGGGAACTTCAGTCCTCTCTGGATGGGATGGAGGCTGAGCTGGAGAAGCAAAAGAAGGCAACCCAAGAGGAGTTCACACGTAGAAAGAGAATGGAGGCCGAGCTGGAGAAGATGACACATACCTGCAGAGAGCACACCACCACAATTAAAGCACTGAAATCTGTTCAGCTTGAGGTTTCCAACTCTGAAAGGAAGTTTGAGCAGGACCTGAGAGCCCTCCAGGAGGCTCTGGACAAGAGCCTGAGGGAGCATAAAGTTACCAAGGAGGAACTGGCAGCTGTAGCAGCTGAGCTGAAGACACTGAAACAGAAGCTCCTGCAGGAACAGGCCCGAATTCATGAACTCAACCACCGTAATGAGAGCCTGTATAAGACCATTGAGGAGAAGAGCCGCCAGCTTAATGAATACACTAATGAGATTGAAAAGCTGAAGACTCTGACACAGAACCTGACAAAGGAGAGACTGAGGTTGGAGGAGGATCTGAGGGCCGTTagacaggagagagatgagCTGAAGCTTTGCAAAGACACTATTGATGGAGAAACTGCCACTCAAATCTCAGCCTTGCATGTCCAGCTACAAAGCAGCACCAAGAGGACAGCGGAGCTCCAGACTCTCATCAATGACCTGACcatggagagagaaaagcttAAATTGGAAATAGACAAATTCCAAAAGCAATCGATTGAG ACATCCATCATGGTGCATGAGTCCCAGAGCCAATACAgtgagctgctgctggaaaaggACAGTTTGCTATCCAAGCTTAAACTGCTGGAGCAGGACAAGAATCGTCAGCAGCGCATAGAAGAGGAGCTCACTCACATCAAACTCACACTAGAGACTGAGCTCCGCAACAAACAGCGGCTGCAGGATGAAAAGAATTCTGTCCTCAAGGATTTCAACTATATGAAGAGTCAGTATGAGCTGAGAGACAGCCAGTTTAGGCAGTGTGAATCAGGCAGAGATAAGGCTGATCGCGAGAGGCTCTCCCTGAAGAATGAGATCGAGAGGCTCATGAGGGAGCTCAAGAGTGTTGAGGAGAAGTACAAGAGCCGACTTCTGAGCTCCGAAAAGGAAGCATCAGACTTGGCTCTCAAGAGAGATGCcctggagagagagatacagaggcTACAGCAGAGACCTAGCACTCTGAGCAGGCAAACCCAGACAGATGAGAAGGTCCCAGCAATTGATCCATCCAAGCTGATTTTTGATGGGGTGCGTGCCAAAGTCACAGCCCACCAGCTTTGCGACTGTGGTATAATCAGTAAAGCCACTCTAGACCAGCTCCTAAAGGGacaaaaaacagtgaatgaGGTGGCTGTGGACATCCACCTCAATTTAAAGGGTACTGGCATTATTGCTGGTATGACAACGTGTTCTCAAGGGAAAATGCCATTCAATGAAGCCAAAAACAAGAACCTCCTGAGCCCAGAAAGCACCCTCATGCTTCTGGAAGCTCAAGCAGCAACAGGCTACATAATGGACCCCGCTTTTAATGAAAAGATGCCTGTGGATACTGCCTGTTCCAGAGGGATTGTAGACACAAAAGACAGGGATATCTTGGCGAGAGCTGAAGCAGCTAGCACAGGCTTCAAAGATCCATACACTGGCAAAGTGTTATCTGTTGGTCAGGCTTGCAAACAGGGCCGCATAGACAAAGACACAACCATCCGTTTGCTGCAGGCTCAGGAGTCTGTTGGAGGCATATTGGATCCTGTTCTGAGTGTGTTCCTTCCAAAGGATGTGGCCTTGGATCGCAATCTTATTGATGAGGAGCTGTACAGGGCTTTGAACAAAAAACCTACCTGCTACTTGGATCCTTtgacaggagagaaaataagCTATAATGACATCAGGAAGAAATGTACAGTGGAACCTGTTTCTGGTTTGCTTCTGCTCCGTGGTTCAGAAAAGCCCCTGACAGTAAGGGGTCTGCGTGATACAGTTTCTATCTCAGACCTCATCAGTTCTGGACTGCTGGATGAATCTGACTTGCTGAAGCTCCAGCAGGGCAAGCTCACTTGCAAAGATGTTGAAGACAAGCTGAAGTCCTATCTCTATGGCTCTACCTGTATTGCAGGTATCTATGATGAGGCCAATGACCAAATCCTGCCTTTCTATCAAGCCATGAAGGAAGGCCTGCTCATGAGAGGAACCACCCTGGAGCTTCTTGAGGCCCAAGCTGCTTCTGGCTTCATTGTTGATCCAGTCAACAATGTCTTCTTGACAGTGGAGGAAGCCACAAAGAGAGGACTGATAGGGAAAGAGTTTAAGAATAAGCTCTTGTCTGCAGAGAAGGCAGTAACTGGATACAAAGACCCGTCCACAGGAAAGACAGTCTCCCTCTTCCAGGCTATTGAGAAAGATCTTATTGAAAAAGGTCATGGGATCCGTCTTCTTGAGGCCCAGATTGCCAGCGGTGGGATTATTGACCCCAAAAAGAGCCACCGCATTGATGTCACTGTTGCCTATGAAAGGGGTTATTTTGATGAGGAGATGAATGAGATCCTAACTTATGAAGGAGATGACACAAAAGGGTTTTTTGACCCTAATACAAAGGAGAACCTGACATATCTTCAGCTGAAGGACAGGTGCatcacagatgaaaaaacaggCTTAATTCTCCTGCCACtcaaagacaagaagaagacCCAGAAGTCACAGGAAAGCTGTACCAAAGTCCACCGCAAGAGGCGGGTTGTGATTGTTGACCCAGACACTGGGCTGGAGATGTCAGTGAGGGAGGCCTATCACCGGGAGCTGATTGACTATGACACCTTCCTGGACTTGTCAGACCAGGAATGTGAGTGGGAGGAAATAAGTATTAAGGGGTCAGATGGCTCTGCACGTTTGGTGGTAGTGGATAGGAAAACGGGAACCCAGTACGACATCCAGGACTGTCTGGAGTGTGGTATCATTGACCAGAAGTCTTTGGATCAGTATCGTGCTGGAACGATAACCTTGACCCAGTTGGCTGACCAAATTACCAGCAGAACTAGCAGCACTGAGATGACCCTTTCAGCCAGCAATGTCGCTGACATGGTCAGCTGCAGCAGCCCCACCCAGGTCACACCAACCTCTCCTACCGTCCGTAAACGCTTCAGCAGTATTTCTATTACTGTCTCTCCCCCTGAGATGTTTGATGACCACAGCCCTGTCGCAGCCATATTTGACACAGAGACCTTGGAAAAGATAACTATTCTTGAAGGGCTCCGAAGAGGCATAGTTGATACTATTACAGCACAGAGGTTGCTTGAGGCCCAGGCGTGCACAGGTGGTATTATAAACCCTGCCACTGGCGAGAGACTGTTGCTGCAGGATGCTGTCCATCAAAGCATCATTGATGAAAGCATGGCTAGTAAGCTGAAACCTGCCCAGAAAGCCTATGCTGGTTTTGAGGATGTGAAGACTAAAAGAAAGATGTCTGCAGCAGAAGCAGTAAAGGAAACATGGCTACCTTATGAGGCAGGTCAGAGATTTTTGGAGTTTCAGTACCTGACAGGAGGCCTAATTGAGCCTGGCACTGGACGTCGCATTACCATTGAAGAGGCTATCCGCAAAGGGTGGCTTGATGGTCAAGGGAGCCAGAAGCTTCAGGATACACGGAACCACCACAAGAACCTGACTTGTCCCAAGACGAAACTGAAGATCACTTACAAGGAAGCCATGGACAGCTGCATGGTGGAGGAAAGCAATGGTATGAAGATGCTGCAGGCCTCCTCAATGTCCACTAAGGGAATCAGCAGCCCTTACAATGTCTCTAACCCTGGATCTCGCTCTGGATCCAGGGCTGGTTCCCGAGCCGGCTCCAGGAGTGGATCTCGTAGAGGCAGTGTGGATTACTCCTCTACTTACTCCTACAGCTTTTCTTCCAGCAGTACCACCTACAACTCCAACACTCACTCTTAA